A single window of Zootoca vivipara chromosome 17, rZooViv1.1, whole genome shotgun sequence DNA harbors:
- the TMOD4 gene encoding tropomodulin-4, whose amino-acid sequence MTTSYQKELEKYRDIDEDKILNELSAEELAQLDVELQEMDPENVMLPAGFRQRDQTKKSPTGPLDRDALMQHLEKQAMEAKEREDLVPFTGEKKGKPFIPKNPKREIPKEEQITLEPELEEALANATDAEMCDIAAILGMYTLMSNKQYYDAICSGNITNTEGINSVVQPDKYKPVPDEPPNPTNVEETLTKIQSNDKELEEVNLNNIKDIPVQTLIEICDSMKRNTVIKKLSLVATRSNDPVAHAVAEMLKENKTLQSLNIESNFITSAGMMEVIKAMKENSTLTELKVDNQRQRLGDSVEMEMAAMLENCPSIIRFGYHFTQQGPRARASIAITKNNELRRKQKKT is encoded by the exons ATGACGACTTCATACCAGAAAGAGCTGGAGAAATATCGAGACATTGATGAAGATAAGATCTTGAATGAACTATCTGCGGAGGAGCTGGCTCAACTTGACGTAGAGCTTCAGGAAATGGACCCTGAA AACGTGATGCTCCCGGCGGGTTTCCGGCAACGAGACCAGACGAAGAAGAGCCCGACAGGTCCATTGGATCGGGATGCCCTCATGCAGCACCTGGAGAAGCAGGCAATGGAAGCAAAGGAGCGGGAAGACCTGGTGCCCTTCACAGGAGAGAAAAAAG GAAAACCCTTTATTCCGAAGAACCCCAAGAGGGAAATCCCCAAAGAAGAGCAGATCACACTGGAACCAGAACTGGAAGAAGCTTTAGCAAATGCCACCGATGCGGAGATGTGCGACATTGCAG CTATCCTGGGCATGTACACCCTCATGAGCAACAAGCAGTATTATGATGCCATCTGCAGCGGCAATATCACAAACACGGAAGGCATAAACA GCGTAGTGCAGCCTGATAAGTACAAGCCTGTCCCAGATGAGCCTCCAAACCCCACAAATGTGGAGGAGACCTTGACGAAAATCCAGAGCAACGACAAGGAACTTGAGGAAGTGAACCTTAATAACATTAAG GACATTCCCGTTCAGACGCTGATAGAAATCTGCGACTCCATGAAAAGAAACACTGTCATCAAGAAGCTCAGCCTGGTGGCAACCCGGAGTAATGACCCAGTGGCACAC GCTGTGGCCGAGATGCTGAAGGAGAACAAGACCCTTCAGAGCCTCAACATTGAATCTAACTTCATCACCAGCGCTGGGATGATGGAAGTCATTAAAGCCATGAAGGAGAACTCCACATTGACTGAACTCAAGGTGGACAACCAG CGCCAGCGACTGGGCGACTCGGTGGAGATGGAGATGGCCGCCATGTTGGAAAATTGCCCCTCCATTATCCGCTTTGGTTATCACTTCACGCAGCAAGGACCAAGGGCCAGAGCCTCCATCGCAATAACCAAGAACAACGAATTAC GCCGCAAGCAGAAGAAAACATAA
- the SCNM1 gene encoding sodium channel modifier 1 isoform X2 → MSFKREGDDPSQLNVLKKRRVADLLANYIAEDEALLLRDGRYACTVCFHRPVFDTLDMLTVHRSGKKHLLSLQKFYGKKRSLESEVQKRRHQTYLRAEETGAQVSPGPAPLLVETRKIAHNALLKNVPYSSCCRRNRVAGSDIGPSTSRTDASSRESEENEMSKPKNSVHAEEHRLALPEATAAMDLPGCATSTSESVKRSAALGKERSRKRKAPHSAAPHSDTGDVTPEKRQALEHYLRLKSSGWIQDGSGKWVKDENVEFDSDEDEPPALTPS, encoded by the exons ATGTCTTTCAAGAGGGAGGGAGACGACCCCAGCCAGCTCAATGTGCTCAAG AAAAGAAGAGTTGCTGACCTCTTGGCCAATTATATCGCTGAAGATGAAGCTTTGCTGCTGAGAGATGGCAG ATATGCCTGCACGGTCTGCTTCCACCGTCCAGTTTTTGACACTCTTGACATGCTCACGGTCCACCGTTCTGGAAAGAAGCACCTCCTCA GTTTGCAGAAGTTCTATGGGAAGAAGCGTTCACTTGAGAGCGAGGTCCAGAAACGCCGCCACCAGACGTACCTCCGAGCAGAAGAAACTGGTGCCCAG GTGAGTCCAGGCCCTGCACCTTTGCTTGTGGAGACCAGGAAGATCGCCCACAACGCTTTGCTGAAAAACGTCCCTTAtagcagctgctgccggcgcaACAG GGTGGCAGGAAGTGACATTGGCCCCAGTACCTCAAGGACAGATGCAAGCTCCAGAGagtctgaagaaaatgaaatgtcaAAACCCAAGAACTCCGTGCATGCAGAAGAACATAGACTTGCTTTGCCAGAAGCCACTGCTGCTATGGATTTGCCTGGGTGCGCGACTTCCACGTCAG AATCGGTGAAAAGATCTGCTGCTCTGGGGAAGGAGCGTAGCCGCAAAAGGAAAGCACCTCACAGTGCAGCACCTCATTCGGACACAGGTGATGTTACCCCGGAGAAGCGGCAGGCTTTGGAACACTATCTGAGGCTGAAAAG TTCCGGTTGGATCCAAGATGGTTCTGGCAAGTGGGTAAAAGACGAGAATGTGGAATTTGACTCTGACGAAGATGAACCTCCTGCACTGACTCCATCTTGA
- the SCNM1 gene encoding sodium channel modifier 1 isoform X1: MSFKREGDDPSQLNVLKKRRVADLLANYIAEDEALLLRDGSRYACTVCFHRPVFDTLDMLTVHRSGKKHLLSLQKFYGKKRSLESEVQKRRHQTYLRAEETGAQVSPGPAPLLVETRKIAHNALLKNVPYSSCCRRNRVAGSDIGPSTSRTDASSRESEENEMSKPKNSVHAEEHRLALPEATAAMDLPGCATSTSESVKRSAALGKERSRKRKAPHSAAPHSDTGDVTPEKRQALEHYLRLKSSGWIQDGSGKWVKDENVEFDSDEDEPPALTPS; encoded by the exons ATGTCTTTCAAGAGGGAGGGAGACGACCCCAGCCAGCTCAATGTGCTCAAG AAAAGAAGAGTTGCTGACCTCTTGGCCAATTATATCGCTGAAGATGAAGCTTTGCTGCTGAGAGATGGCAG CAGATATGCCTGCACGGTCTGCTTCCACCGTCCAGTTTTTGACACTCTTGACATGCTCACGGTCCACCGTTCTGGAAAGAAGCACCTCCTCA GTTTGCAGAAGTTCTATGGGAAGAAGCGTTCACTTGAGAGCGAGGTCCAGAAACGCCGCCACCAGACGTACCTCCGAGCAGAAGAAACTGGTGCCCAG GTGAGTCCAGGCCCTGCACCTTTGCTTGTGGAGACCAGGAAGATCGCCCACAACGCTTTGCTGAAAAACGTCCCTTAtagcagctgctgccggcgcaACAG GGTGGCAGGAAGTGACATTGGCCCCAGTACCTCAAGGACAGATGCAAGCTCCAGAGagtctgaagaaaatgaaatgtcaAAACCCAAGAACTCCGTGCATGCAGAAGAACATAGACTTGCTTTGCCAGAAGCCACTGCTGCTATGGATTTGCCTGGGTGCGCGACTTCCACGTCAG AATCGGTGAAAAGATCTGCTGCTCTGGGGAAGGAGCGTAGCCGCAAAAGGAAAGCACCTCACAGTGCAGCACCTCATTCGGACACAGGTGATGTTACCCCGGAGAAGCGGCAGGCTTTGGAACACTATCTGAGGCTGAAAAG TTCCGGTTGGATCCAAGATGGTTCTGGCAAGTGGGTAAAAGACGAGAATGTGGAATTTGACTCTGACGAAGATGAACCTCCTGCACTGACTCCATCTTGA